One genomic region from Cucumis melo cultivar AY chromosome 9, USDA_Cmelo_AY_1.0, whole genome shotgun sequence encodes:
- the LOC103501648 gene encoding aquaporin TIP1-3-like, with protein MPIHKFTFGSPGEASQPDAIKASFAEFFSMIIFIFAGQGSGLAFDKLTDGGSTTASGLIMASLAHAFALFVAVSVGANISGGHVNPAVTFGALVGGNISFFRSIMYWIAQLLGSVVACFLLKFATGGKVTPAFGLSSGVSVWNGFILEAVMTFGLVYTVYATAIDPKRENLGIIAPISIGFIVGANILVGGAFDGASMNPAVTFGPAVVTWSWTHHWVYWLGPMTGATIAAVVYDTLFISDSMHDPLTQYNDF; from the exons atgcCAATCCATAAGTTTACATTCGGATCACCGGGAGAGGCGAGCCAACCGGACGCGATAAAGGCATCATTCGCCGAATTCTTCTCCATGATCATCTTTATTTTCGCCGGACAAGGATCCGGATTAGCTTTTG ATAAATTAACGGACGGTGGATCTACGACAGCGTCGGGGCTGATAATGGCATCTCTGGCTCATGCTTTTGCGTTATTTGTGGCGGTTTCGGTGGGAGCGAATATCTCCGGCGGGCATGTGAATCCGGCAGTTACATTTGGTGCCCTTGTTGGTGGAAACATATCGTTTTTTAGAAGTATAATGTATTGGATTGCTCAATTGCTTGGCTCTGTTGTTGCGTGCTTCCTTCTTAAGTTTGCCACCGGTGGAAAG GTAACACCAGCATTTGGTCTATCATCAGGAGTTTCTGTATGGAATGGATTTATACTTGAGGCAGTGATGACATTTGGATTAGTATATACAGTATATGCAACAGCAATAGATCCAAAGAGGGAGAATTTAGGTATCATTGCCCCGATTTCAATTGGTTTCATTGTTGGTGCTAACATTTTAGTTGGTGGTGCTTTTGATGGTGCTTCCATGAACCCTGCTGTCACCTTTGGCCCTGCTGTTGTCACTTGGTCATGGACCCATCACTGGGTCTACTGGCTAGGTCCTATGACTGGTGCAACCATTGCTGCCGTTGTTTATGATACACTCTTTATCTCTGACTCCATGCATGATCCTCTTACTCAGTATAATGATTTCTAG
- the LOC103501696 gene encoding serine/threonine-protein phosphatase 7 long form homolog: MPCGECTITLQEVAVQLGLPVDREPLTRSLRYNWKVICHDFLGVVPPEKKGQWLSLLWLAEQFQELPLDADIVTVQRYAPAYIMQLIGGFLFADKSNMLVHYMFLQFIFDFDQTGTYAWDAVTLAWLYGELCHARMHSL, from the coding sequence ATGCCTTGTGGGGAGTGCACGATCACGCTACAGGAAGTTGCAGTGCAATTGGGGTTGCCAGTGGATAGGGAGCCTCTGACAAGATCATTAAGGTATAATTGGAAGGTAATATGCCATGATTTCTTGGGAGTTGTACCGCCTGAGAAGAAAGGTCAGTGGTTAAGTCTTCTATGGTTGGCAGAACAGTTTCAAGAATTACCACTAGATGCTGACATTGTGACCGTTCAGAGATACGCTCCTGCATACATTATGCAGTTGATTGGGGGCTTTCTTTTTGCTGATAAGTCAAACATGTTGGTCCACTATATGTTTCTTCAATTCATATTCGATTTCGACCAGACTGGTACATATGCGTGGGACGCTGTGACCCTCGCATGGTTGTATGGGGAACTCTGTCATGCAAGAATGCACAGTCTTTAG
- the LOC103501649 gene encoding photosynthetic NDH subunit of lumenal location 1, chloroplastic isoform X2 has protein sequence MAVSTSCLSWVPTTASNWKLKLLPFNEPTTATSSFSSSSTINCSIERTSRDEGIYNRRPLLLGVGALATSLLGASPLFAQVPKNYRAFVDYTDGYSYYYPSDWREFDFRAHDSAFKDRYLQLQNVRVKFIPTEKKDIHEEGPLDEVVNFLVKHRYAAPNQKVTIYDMKERTIDGKNYYTFEYKLSSRAFSRTAFATIAIANGRYYTLVVGANDRRWRRYRDMLKVVADSFRVLDI, from the exons ATGGCCGTTTCAACCTCTTGCCTGAGTTGGGTTCCCACCACTGCATCCAATTGGAAG CTGAAGTTGCTTCCTTTCAATGAGCCTACAACAGCtacttcttcattttcttcctctAGTACCATCAATTGCTCAATTGAGAGAACTTCTCGTGATGAAG GCATTTACAATAGAAGGCCGCTTTTGTTGGGAGTTGGAGCTCTAGCTACAAGTTTACTGGGTGCGAGTCCCCTCTTTGCTCAAG TCCCAAAGAATTATCGAGCATTTGTAGACTATACAGATGGGTATTCCTATTATTACCCCTCTGATTGGAGG GAATTTGATTTTCGAGCCCATGATTCGGCATTCAAGGATCGATACCTGCAACTACAGAATGTTAGAGTGAAGTTCATACCAACAGAGAAAAAGGACATCCATGAAGAAGGGCCATTAGATGAG GTTGTCAACTTTTTGGTAAAACATCGATATGCTGCACCAAATCAAAAGGTTACCATATATGACATGAAGGAG CGAACGATTGATGGGAAAAATTATTACACCTTTGAGTATAAACTTAGTTCTAGAGCATTCTCCCGCACCGCCTTTGCAACCATAGCCATTGCAAACG GTAGGTACTACACATTGGTAGTTGGGGCAAACGACAGAAGGTGGAGAAGGTATCGCGATATGCTTAAAGTGGTTGCTGATTCTTTCAGGGTGTTGGATATCTGA
- the LOC103501649 gene encoding photosynthetic NDH subunit of lumenal location 1, chloroplastic isoform X1 has product MAVSTSCLSWVPTTASNWKLKLLPFNEPTTATSSFSSSSTINCSIERTSRDEGIYNRRPLLLGVGALATSLLGASPLFAQEVPKNYRAFVDYTDGYSYYYPSDWREFDFRAHDSAFKDRYLQLQNVRVKFIPTEKKDIHEEGPLDEVVNFLVKHRYAAPNQKVTIYDMKERTIDGKNYYTFEYKLSSRAFSRTAFATIAIANGRYYTLVVGANDRRWRRYRDMLKVVADSFRVLDI; this is encoded by the exons ATGGCCGTTTCAACCTCTTGCCTGAGTTGGGTTCCCACCACTGCATCCAATTGGAAG CTGAAGTTGCTTCCTTTCAATGAGCCTACAACAGCtacttcttcattttcttcctctAGTACCATCAATTGCTCAATTGAGAGAACTTCTCGTGATGAAG GCATTTACAATAGAAGGCCGCTTTTGTTGGGAGTTGGAGCTCTAGCTACAAGTTTACTGGGTGCGAGTCCCCTCTTTGCTCAAG AAGTCCCAAAGAATTATCGAGCATTTGTAGACTATACAGATGGGTATTCCTATTATTACCCCTCTGATTGGAGG GAATTTGATTTTCGAGCCCATGATTCGGCATTCAAGGATCGATACCTGCAACTACAGAATGTTAGAGTGAAGTTCATACCAACAGAGAAAAAGGACATCCATGAAGAAGGGCCATTAGATGAG GTTGTCAACTTTTTGGTAAAACATCGATATGCTGCACCAAATCAAAAGGTTACCATATATGACATGAAGGAG CGAACGATTGATGGGAAAAATTATTACACCTTTGAGTATAAACTTAGTTCTAGAGCATTCTCCCGCACCGCCTTTGCAACCATAGCCATTGCAAACG GTAGGTACTACACATTGGTAGTTGGGGCAAACGACAGAAGGTGGAGAAGGTATCGCGATATGCTTAAAGTGGTTGCTGATTCTTTCAGGGTGTTGGATATCTGA
- the LOC103501650 gene encoding ABC transporter B family member 20, which produces MMISRGLFGWSPPHIQPLTPVSEVSEPPESPSPYLDPGNDPTGERLEEPEEIEEPEEIEPPPAAVPFSRLFACADRLDWTLMVVGSIAAAAHGTALVVYLHYFAKIVHVLRIPHGEQYQRFRELALSVVYIAIGVFIAGWIEVSCWILTGERQTAVIRSRYVQVLLNQDMSFFDTYGNNGDIVSQVLSDVLLIQSALSEKVGNYIHNMATFFSGLVIGFINCWQIALITLATGPFIVAAGGISNIFLHRLAENIQDAYAEAASIAEQAVSYVRTLYAFTNETLAKYSYATSLQATLRYGILISLVQGLGLGFTYGLAICSCALQLWVGRFLVTHQKAHGGEIITALFAVILSGLGLNQAATNFYSFDQGRIAAYRLFEMISRSSSSSNLDGVTPSSIQGNIEFRNVYFSYLSRPEIPILSGFYLTVPAKKAVALVGRNGSGKSSIIPLMERFYDPTLGEVLLDGENIKNLKLEWLRSQIGLVTQEPALLSLSIRDNIAYGRNATLDQIEEAAKIAHAHTFISSLEKGYDTQVGRAGIELMEEQKIKLSIARAVLLNPSILLLDEVTGGLDFEAEKTVQAALDLLMLGRSTIIIARRLSLIRNADYIAVMEEGQLVEMGTHDELLSLDGLYTELLKCEEAAKLPRRMPVRNYKDSSTFQIEKDSSASHSVQEPSSPKMMKSPSLQRVSGVFRPTDGVYNNSHESPKAPSPPPEKMLENGQMLDPSVDKEPSIRRQDSFEMRLPELPKIDVQAAHRQTSNGSDPESPVSPLLTSDPKSERSHSQTFSRIHSQSDDFRMKTKEEKDTKHKKSPSFWRLAELSFAEWLYAVLGSLGAAIFGSFNPLLAYVIALIITAYYKREEGHSIRHEVDKWCLIIACMGFVTVIANFLQHFYFGIMGEKMTERVRRMMFSAMLRNEVGWFDEEENSADTLSMRLANDATFVRATFSNRLSIFIQDSAAVIVALLIGLLLQWRLALVALATLPVLTVSAVAQKLWLAGFSRGIQEMHRKASLVLEDAVRNIYTVVAFCAGNKVVELYRLQLKKIFKQSFLHGMAIGFAFGFSQFLLFACNALLLWYTAYSVEKGIMVLSSALKVYMVFSFATFALVEPFGLAPYILKRRKSLISVFEIIDRVPKIDPDDNSALKPPNVYGSIELKNVDFCYPTRPEVLVLSNFSLKVNGGQTVAVVGVSGSGKSTIISLIERFYDPVAGQVMLDGRDLKTYNLRWLRNHLGLVQQEPIIFSTTIRENIIYARHNASEAEMKEAARIANAHHFISSLPHGYDTHVGMRGVDLTPGQKQRIAIARVVLKNAPILLLDEASSSIESESSRVVQEALDTLIMGNKTTILIAHRAAMMRHVDNIVVLNGGRIVEEGTHDSLVAKNGLYVRLMQPHFGKGLRQHRLV; this is translated from the exons atGATGATCTCTCGGGGGTTGTTTGGGTGGTCTCCACCTCATATACAACCCTTGACTCCTGTCTCTGAGGTATCCGAGCCGCCCGAATCTCCGTCTCCCTATCTTGACCCCGGTAACGACCCTACTGGTGAGCGGCTTGAGGAGCCAGAAGAGATCGAGGAGCCTGAGGAGATTGAGCCGCCTCCTGCTGCTGTGCCGTTTTCGCGGCTCTTTGCGTGTGCTGACCGGCTTGATTGGACTTTAATGGTTGTTGGATCCATTGCTGCTGCTGCACACGGTACTGCTTTGGTTGTTTATCTCCATTACTTTGCTAAGATTGTCCATGTGCTGAGGATTCCTCACGGTGAGCAGTATCAGAGATTTAGGGAG CTTGCTTTAAGCGTTGTTTATATTGCTATTGGTGTTTTCATTGCCGGTTGGATTG AGGTTTCATGCTGGATTCTGACTGGTGAAAGGCAGACTGCTGTCATTAGATCCAGATACGTTCAAGTTTTACTTAATCAGGATATGAGTTTCTTCGATACATATGGCAACAATGGGGACATTGTGAGCCAAGTATTGAGTGATGTGCTGCTAATTCAGTCTGCTCTTAGTGAAAAA GTTGGAAACTATATACACAACATGGCTACATTTTTTAGTGGCCTCGTCATTGGATTCATCAACTGTTGGCAGATTGCTCTCATAACGTTGGCGACTGGTCCGTTCATAGTTGCTGCTGGAGgaatatcaaatatatttctTCATAGGCTTGCTGAAAATATTCAAGATGCATATGCTGAAGCTGCTAGCATTGCAGAGCAG GCAGTCTCTTATGTCAGGACACTGTATGCGTTCACTAATGAAACATTAGCCAAGTATTCTTATGCAACATCGTTACAAGCAACTCTTAGATATGGTATATTGATAAGCCTTGTGCAAGGTCTCGGGCTTGGATTCACGTATGGGCTGGCAATATGTTCCTGTGCTTTGCAACTTTGGGTTGGAAGGTTCTTGGTCACACACCAGAAAGCTCACGGAGGAGAGATTATAACAGCACTATTTGCTGTAATTTTAAGTGGCCT TGGGTTAAACCAAGCTGCTACAAACTTCTATTCATTTGACCAAGGACGGATAGCTGCTTATAGACTTTTTGAGATGATAAGTCGGTCATCATCTTCAAGTAATCTGGATGGAGTCACCCCATCTTCCATTCAAGGAAATATTGAATTTCGCAATGTATATTTTAGCTACCTATCCCGCCCTGAAATTCCCATCTTGAGTGGATTTTACCTAACGGTGCCTGCAAAAAAAGCTGTGGCACTTGTGGGGAGAAATGGATCTGGGAAAAGCAGTATAATCCCACTCATGGAGCGGTTTTATGATCCCACACTAG GAGAAGTTCTTTTGGATGGAGAAAATATAAAGAACCTAAAATTAGAGTGGCTACGAAGTCAGATAGGATTAGTGACACAAGAACCTGCCTTGCTAAGTTTGAGTATACGAGATAATATTGCATATGGGCGGAATGCTACTCTTGATCAAATTGAAGAAGCTGCTAAAATAGCTCATGCACATACGTTTATTAGCTCTCTCGAGAAAGGATATGACACACAG GTAGGTAGGGCTGGAATTGAGCTGATGGAGGAACAGAAAATAAAACTCTCAATTGCCAGGGCAGTGCTTTTAAATCCATCTATTCTGCTGCTTGATGAGGTAACTGGTGGTCTTGATTTTGAGGCTGAAAAAACAGTGCAAGCTGCTCTTGATCTTCTTATGCTGGGACGCTCAACAATAATTATAGCTCGACGGCTTAGTCTGATACGGAATGCGGACTACATTGCTGTGATGGAGGAGGGTCAACTTGTTGAAATGGGCACGCACGATGAATTGTTAAGCCTTGATGGCCTTTACACAGAACTTCTTAAATGTGAAGAAGCGGCAAAGCTTCCCCGAAG GATGCCAGTAAGAAATTACAAGGATTCTTCTACTTTCCAAATTGAGAAGGATTCTTCTGCTAGTCACAGTGTTCAAGAACCATCATCCCCTAAAATGATGAAGTCACCCTCTCTACAAAGAGTTTCTGGTGTTTTTCGTCCGACAGATGGTGTTTATAACAATTCTCATGAATCGCCTAAAGCTCCAAGCCCCCCTCCTGAAAAAATGTTGGAAAATGGCCAGATGTTGGACCCTTCGGTGGACAAGGAACCATCAATTAGGCGGCAGGATAGTTTTGAAATGAGACTCCCGGAGTTACCCAAGATTGATGTTCAAGCTGCACATCGTCAAACTTCAAATGGCTCAGACCCCGAGTCACCTGTTTCACCTCTCTTGACATCTGATCCGAAAAGTGAGCGTTCCCATTCACAGACTTTTAGTAGAATACACAGTCAATCTGATGACTTTCGGATGAAGACAAAGGAAGAAAAGGATACAAAGCATAAAAAGTCACCATCCTTTTGGAGGCTTGCTGAGCTTAGTTTTGCAGAGTGGCTTTATGCCGTCTTAGGAAGTCTTGGTGCTGCCATCTTTGGATCTTTCAATCCTCTTCTTGCATATGTAATTGCTCTGATAATTACAGCATATTACAAGAGGGAGGAAGGCCATAGCATACGGCATGAAGTAGACAAATGGTGCTTGATCATTGCTTGCATGGGTTTTGTCACAGTGATTGCCAATTTTCTCCAACATTTTTACTTTGGAATAATGGGGGAGAAAATGACTGAGCGAGTTAGGAGAATGATGTTTTCAG CAATGCTACGAAATGAAGTTGGATGGTTTGACGAAGAGGAGAACAGTGCAGACACTCTATCCATGCGTTTGGCAAATGATGCTACATTTGTGCGAGCTACTTTTAGTAACCGACTTTCCATATTTATCCAAGATAGTGCTGCTGTGATTGTAGCACTTCTCATTGGGTTGTTGCTACAGTGGCGATTGGCACTTGTGGCATTGGCGACGTTGCCAGTGTTAACTGTTTCTGCCGTTGCACAG AAGTTATGGCTTGCTGGATTTTCAAGAGGCATACAGGAGATGCACCGGAAAGCATCTTTGGTTCTTGAAGATGCAGTTAGAAACATATACACCGTAGTAGCATTCTGTGCTGGAAACAAGGTTGTGGAACTCTACAGATTGCAACTGAAGAAAATTTTTAAGCAGAGCTTCCTTCATGGGATGGCCATAGGTTTTGCGTTCGGCTTTTCACAATTTCTGCTTTTTGCCTGTAATGCCCTTCTTCTTTGGTACACTGCATATTCCGTTGAAAAGGGGATAATGGTTCTGTCTTCTGCTCTTAAAGTCTACATGGTATTCTCTTTTGCTACGTTTGCTTTGGTGGAGCCTTTTGGGTTGGCTCCGTATATACTTAAACGCCGCAAATCACTCATTTCAGTATTTGAAATCATTGATCGTGTACCGAAAATTGATCCAGACGATAACTCTGCATTGAAGCCGCCCAATGTCTATGGAAGCATTGAGCTAAAAAATGTAGATTTTTGTTATCCTACTCGTCCGGAAGTTTTGGTGCTGAGTAATTTCAGTCTAAAAGTCAATGGTGGGCAGACGGTGGCTGTGGTGGGCGTTTCTGGGTCAGGAAAAAGCACGATAATATCGTTGATTGAGAGATTCTATGACCCCGTTGCCGGGCAGGTTATGTTGGACGGTCGAGATCTGAAAACGTATAACTTGAGATGGTTGAGGAATCATTTAGGTCTTGTTCAGCAGGAACCTATAATATTTTCAACAACCATAAGGGAAAACATCATATATGCAAGGCACAATGCTAGTGAAGCTGAAATGAAAGAGGCCGCTAGAATAGCAAATGCTCACCATTTCATTAGTAGCCTGCCTCATGGTTATGACACACATGTAGGAATGAGGGGTGTGGATCTAACCCCAGGGCAAAAACAGAGAATTGCAATTGCTCGGGTGGTATTGAAGAACGCGCCCATCCTCTTGTTGGACGAGGCAAGTTCCTCAATCGAATCTGAGTCGAGTCGAGTCGTGCAAGAAGCTCTCGACACTTTGATCATGGGAAATAAAACGACTATCTTGATTGCCCATAGAGCTGCAATGATGAGGCACGTAGACAATATTGTGGTACTAAATGGAGGGCGAATAGTAGAGGAAGGTACTCATGATTCCTTGGTGGCCAAGAATGGTCTATACGTCCGTTTGATGCAGCCGCATTTCGGTAAGGGTTTGCGACAGCATCGACTTGTTTAA